In the Opitutia bacterium genome, one interval contains:
- the ruvX gene encoding Holliday junction resolvase RuvX has product MRYLGIDYGAKRIGLAHGDEIGVATPLPAVIEPAGDARWAKLGEVIKARRITDLVVGYPYNMDGSVGFKAKEVDAFVAELKARFALPVHLVDETLTSYAAESSIKKKDRRGVRDSGLIDSRAATIILQDFLDQQNPPLAPTE; this is encoded by the coding sequence ATGCGCTATCTCGGCATCGACTACGGCGCGAAACGGATCGGACTCGCTCACGGCGACGAGATCGGGGTCGCGACGCCATTGCCGGCGGTGATCGAGCCGGCGGGCGATGCGCGCTGGGCCAAGCTCGGCGAGGTGATCAAGGCGCGGCGCATCACGGACCTCGTCGTCGGTTATCCCTACAACATGGACGGGTCGGTCGGCTTTAAGGCGAAGGAGGTGGACGCGTTCGTCGCCGAGCTGAAGGCGCGCTTCGCGCTGCCGGTGCATCTCGTGGACGAGACGCTGACGAGCTACGCGGCCGAATCATCTATCAAGAAAAAGGACCGTCGCGGGGTGCGCGACAGCGGGCTGATCGACTCGCGCGCAGCGACGATCATCTTGCAGGACTTCCTCGATCAGCAGAATCCGCCGCTCGCGCCGACGGAGTGA
- a CDS encoding mannose-1-phosphate guanylyltransferase, whose protein sequence is MPARYVVIMAGGRGERFWPASRHSTPKHLLPIVGETPMLTQTVDRVLGVAPKENIFVITTQAQLAGVRAACPQLPAENLVAEPMGRDTAAATGLAALLVKQRDPQAAFAMLPADHVIHDVREYQSLLNVAFAAAESADVLVTLGIKPTEPATGFGYIEQAGPWKNVAGREVMAVKRFVEKPDLATAQNYVSSGRYFWNAGMFVWRVPVVEAGLKAHAPELHAGLAAMEQAAAKGGWTAALAAGYPSLKKISVDYALMEKSTNVVVVPATFDWDDVGAWPAVANHFPKDTAGNVLRGLAVVEDGAGNIVVSRDGHLTAVVGASDLIVVSTGDATLVCPKEKAQEIKALLKRLEADAEKKKFL, encoded by the coding sequence ATGCCCGCACGTTACGTCGTGATCATGGCTGGTGGCCGCGGTGAGCGCTTCTGGCCCGCCAGCCGACACAGCACACCCAAACATCTCCTCCCGATCGTCGGCGAGACGCCGATGCTCACGCAGACCGTGGATCGCGTGCTGGGCGTCGCGCCGAAGGAGAACATCTTCGTCATCACCACCCAGGCGCAACTCGCCGGGGTGCGCGCGGCGTGCCCGCAATTGCCGGCGGAAAACCTCGTGGCCGAGCCCATGGGGCGCGACACGGCGGCGGCGACGGGCCTCGCGGCGTTGCTGGTGAAGCAGCGCGACCCGCAGGCCGCGTTTGCGATGTTGCCGGCGGACCACGTCATCCACGACGTGCGCGAATACCAGTCGCTGCTGAACGTGGCGTTTGCCGCCGCCGAGAGCGCCGATGTGCTCGTGACGCTCGGCATCAAGCCGACGGAGCCGGCGACGGGCTTCGGCTACATCGAGCAGGCGGGGCCGTGGAAAAATGTGGCTGGGCGCGAGGTCATGGCCGTGAAGCGCTTCGTCGAGAAGCCCGACCTCGCGACTGCGCAGAACTATGTTTCGTCCGGACGCTACTTCTGGAACGCCGGCATGTTTGTCTGGCGCGTGCCGGTGGTTGAAGCCGGACTGAAGGCGCACGCCCCGGAGCTGCACGCCGGTCTCGCGGCGATGGAGCAGGCGGCGGCGAAGGGCGGTTGGACGGCCGCGCTCGCGGCGGGTTATCCGAGTCTGAAGAAAATCTCCGTCGACTACGCGCTGATGGAGAAATCGACCAACGTCGTCGTCGTGCCGGCGACGTTCGATTGGGACGACGTCGGCGCCTGGCCGGCGGTCGCGAACCATTTTCCGAAGGACACCGCGGGCAACGTGCTGCGCGGGCTCGCGGTGGTCGAGGACGGCGCGGGCAACATCGTCGTCTCGCGCGACGGACACCTGACTGCCGTGGTGGGCGCGAGCGACTTGATCGTCGTCAGCACCGGCGATGCCACGCTGGTTTGCCCGAAGGAGAAGGCGCAGGAGATCAAGGCGCTCCTCAAACGGCTCGAGGCCGACGCGGAGAAGAAGAAGTTCCTCTGA
- a CDS encoding sulfurtransferase, with translation MPFPLETDVATAAQLFAAGTLLIDVREPNEVAAVHLPGSKHISIREIPARAAEIPQDRQVLILCHHGGRSARVTQFLRASGWENVTNVAGGIDAWALKVDPALARY, from the coding sequence ATGCCGTTCCCTCTCGAAACTGACGTCGCCACCGCCGCCCAGCTATTTGCCGCGGGCACGCTGCTGATCGACGTCCGCGAACCCAACGAAGTCGCCGCCGTCCACCTCCCGGGCAGCAAGCACATCTCGATTCGCGAAATCCCCGCGCGCGCCGCCGAAATCCCGCAAGATCGCCAGGTGCTCATCCTCTGCCATCACGGCGGTCGCAGCGCGCGCGTGACCCAGTTCCTGCGCGCCTCCGGCTGGGAAAACGTCACCAACGTCGCCGGCGGCATCGACGCGTGGGCGCTCAAAGTCGATCCGGCGCTCGCCCGCTATTGA
- the rimO gene encoding 30S ribosomal protein S12 methylthiotransferase RimO, with amino-acid sequence MSIKVSLISLGCAKNLVDSEIMVGHLHQAGMQVIPEADKADVVIVNTCSFIDSSKEESIGHILEINQQRGMRKRRKEQKLIVAGCMSQRFSKDLKGELHEVDAFIGLDQVTKVAPIIEEIYAKERGKKDLPADYVAGKSTWIPDYDTPRFRLTPKHFAYVKIAEGCNHPCTFCIIPQIRGRHRSRTVASVVAEVRQLVKEGVKEINLISQDTTFFGMDTWEQRPNPRTPVDSSRGTALTTLLRELNAIEGDFWIRLLYTHPAHWSDELIKTIAECPKVARYIDIPLQHISDHMLGLMQRETSGDYIRDLIRRIRAGIPGIAVRTTFIVGFPGETDADVDELCQFIRETKFERLGVFRYSQEEGTRAAKMAEQIPAKVKEARWHKLMALQQEIAREVSKRYVGRKLRVLVEEPGVARGEADAPDIDGRVYVPKSLSVGAFVDVTINSFHDYDLLAVAKGEEPVVYKVAKQAQ; translated from the coding sequence ATGTCGATCAAGGTCAGCCTCATCTCCCTCGGTTGCGCGAAGAATCTCGTCGATAGCGAGATCATGGTCGGCCACCTGCACCAGGCCGGCATGCAAGTCATCCCGGAGGCGGACAAGGCCGACGTCGTGATCGTCAACACGTGCTCGTTCATCGATTCCTCGAAGGAGGAATCCATCGGCCACATCCTAGAGATCAATCAGCAGCGCGGCATGCGCAAGCGCCGCAAGGAACAGAAGCTGATCGTCGCCGGCTGCATGTCGCAGCGCTTCTCGAAGGACTTGAAGGGCGAACTCCACGAGGTCGACGCCTTCATCGGCCTCGACCAAGTCACCAAAGTCGCGCCGATCATCGAGGAGATATACGCGAAGGAGCGCGGCAAGAAGGACCTGCCCGCCGATTACGTCGCGGGCAAATCGACCTGGATTCCCGACTACGATACGCCGCGCTTCCGACTCACGCCGAAACATTTTGCCTACGTCAAGATCGCCGAAGGCTGCAACCACCCGTGCACCTTCTGCATCATCCCGCAGATCCGCGGCCGCCACCGCAGCCGCACCGTCGCGAGCGTCGTCGCCGAGGTCCGTCAGCTCGTGAAGGAAGGCGTGAAGGAGATCAACCTGATCTCCCAGGACACGACCTTCTTCGGGATGGATACCTGGGAACAGCGCCCGAATCCGCGCACTCCCGTCGATTCCTCGCGCGGCACCGCTCTCACCACTCTCCTCCGCGAGCTCAACGCCATCGAAGGCGACTTCTGGATTCGCCTGCTCTACACGCACCCCGCGCATTGGTCGGATGAGTTGATCAAGACCATCGCCGAGTGCCCGAAGGTCGCGCGCTACATCGACATCCCGCTCCAGCACATCAGCGACCACATGCTCGGCCTGATGCAGCGCGAGACGAGCGGCGACTACATTCGAGACCTCATCCGCCGCATCCGCGCCGGCATCCCCGGCATCGCGGTCCGCACGACGTTCATCGTCGGCTTCCCTGGCGAAACCGATGCCGACGTCGACGAGCTTTGCCAATTCATCCGCGAGACCAAATTCGAGCGCCTGGGTGTGTTCCGCTACTCGCAGGAGGAAGGCACGCGCGCCGCGAAGATGGCCGAGCAGATTCCCGCCAAGGTGAAGGAAGCCCGGTGGCACAAACTCATGGCGCTCCAGCAGGAGATCGCCCGCGAAGTCTCCAAGCGCTACGTCGGCCGAAAGCTCCGCGTCCTCGTCGAGGAACCCGGCGTCGCCCGCGGCGAAGCCGACGCGCCCGACATCGACGGCCGCGTCTACGTCCCGAAGAGCCTGTCCGTCGGCGCGTTCGTGGACGTCACGATCAACTCCTTTCACGACTACGACCTGCTCGCCGTCGCCAAGGGCGAGGAGCCGGTCGTCTACAAAGTCGCGAAACAGGCGCAGTGA
- a CDS encoding transposase, which translates to MFFVTICAQKRGMNSLCREPAGTRLLDSAIFYHERGEWWLKLVLLMPDHLHMLVAFPRDGEMATVVRVWKAYQSRTLGVKWQTGFFDHRLRSDESEEQKAEYIRLNPVRAGMVERPVDWPWVWPVPRVDDGSSGTTRPT; encoded by the coding sequence GTGTTCTTCGTCACGATTTGCGCGCAGAAGCGCGGCATGAACTCGCTTTGCCGCGAACCGGCCGGAACGCGCCTGCTCGATTCTGCGATCTTCTATCACGAACGTGGAGAATGGTGGCTCAAGCTGGTCCTGCTGATGCCGGACCATTTGCATATGTTGGTTGCATTTCCGCGCGACGGGGAGATGGCGACCGTTGTCCGCGTTTGGAAAGCCTATCAATCGCGAACACTAGGAGTGAAATGGCAGACTGGTTTTTTCGATCACCGGCTGCGTTCGGATGAGTCTGAGGAACAAAAGGCGGAATACATCCGGTTGAATCCGGTGCGAGCTGGCATGGTGGAGCGCCCGGTAGACTGGCCGTGGGTGTGGCCGGTGCCGCGGGTGGACGACGGCTCGTCGGGGACGACTCGCCCTACCTGA
- a CDS encoding Mur ligase, producing MRIYFMGVCGTAMGNAALLARANGHEVLGADAGIYPPMSTVLAEAGIELHEGYDPARLERLKPDLVVVGNAMTRGNAEVEWLLDTRAIPFTSLPALLAEFVLKGRKNIVIAGTHGKTTTTAITAFLLRENGGDPGFLIGGVPQDPPMGSHLGSATDPFVIEGDEYDSAFFDKRSKFIHYAPHIAVMNNLEFDHADIFDDLSDVKRTFYHLARIVPRNGWIVLNGDDANLAALPEFKWTRVVRVGVGENCDVRIEQFSESPEGATFTLTWKGAKWTEVRWTQPGLYNARNAAMAATAAQLSLAVVPVGEAVPENVAYYATKGAALKLDALARYRGVKRRQQLLLDTPALKVIEDFGHHPTAVGEALTSFRARFPGHVIHAAFEPRSNTSRRRVMLDAFKDALARADHVYLGPVARAHLLKPEERFDHDALIAHLATLGVRGCTAPSNADLLDKLVAATHAERPRPQLVVFFTNGSFDGIIIGFVKRAPAVER from the coding sequence ATGCGGATCTATTTCATGGGCGTGTGCGGGACGGCGATGGGCAACGCGGCGCTGCTGGCGCGCGCCAACGGCCACGAAGTGCTCGGTGCCGACGCCGGCATCTACCCGCCGATGAGCACGGTGCTCGCCGAGGCGGGCATCGAGTTGCACGAAGGCTACGACCCCGCGCGCCTCGAACGGCTGAAACCCGACCTGGTCGTCGTCGGCAACGCGATGACCCGCGGCAACGCCGAGGTCGAGTGGTTGCTCGACACGCGTGCGATCCCCTTCACGTCGCTGCCGGCCCTGCTCGCGGAATTCGTTCTGAAGGGACGAAAGAACATCGTCATCGCCGGCACGCACGGGAAGACGACGACGACTGCGATCACGGCGTTCCTGCTGCGCGAGAACGGCGGCGATCCGGGCTTCCTGATCGGCGGCGTGCCGCAGGATCCGCCGATGGGCAGCCATCTCGGCAGCGCGACCGATCCTTTTGTGATCGAGGGCGACGAATACGACAGCGCGTTTTTCGACAAGCGCAGCAAGTTCATTCACTACGCGCCGCACATCGCGGTGATGAACAACCTCGAGTTCGACCACGCCGACATCTTCGACGACCTCAGCGACGTGAAACGGACGTTTTACCACCTCGCGCGCATCGTGCCGCGCAACGGCTGGATCGTGCTGAACGGCGACGATGCGAACCTCGCGGCGCTGCCGGAGTTCAAGTGGACGCGGGTCGTGCGCGTCGGTGTGGGAGAGAATTGCGACGTGCGCATCGAGCAATTTTCCGAGTCACCCGAAGGCGCGACTTTCACGCTGACTTGGAAAGGCGCGAAGTGGACCGAGGTGCGTTGGACGCAGCCGGGCCTCTACAACGCGCGCAATGCCGCGATGGCGGCGACGGCGGCGCAGCTCAGCCTCGCCGTCGTGCCGGTCGGCGAGGCGGTCCCGGAGAATGTGGCCTATTACGCCACAAAGGGTGCGGCGCTGAAACTCGACGCGCTCGCACGCTACCGCGGTGTGAAACGCCGGCAGCAGCTGTTGCTGGACACGCCGGCGCTGAAGGTGATCGAGGATTTCGGCCACCACCCAACCGCGGTGGGCGAGGCGCTGACGAGTTTCCGTGCGCGCTTTCCCGGGCATGTGATCCACGCGGCGTTCGAGCCGCGCAGCAACACCTCGCGCCGGCGCGTGATGCTCGACGCGTTCAAGGACGCGCTGGCGCGCGCCGACCACGTTTACCTCGGGCCGGTCGCGCGCGCGCATTTGCTGAAACCCGAGGAGCGTTTCGACCACGACGCGCTCATCGCGCATCTGGCGACGCTCGGCGTGCGCGGCTGCACGGCGCCGAGCAATGCGGATTTGTTGGACAAGCTCGTCGCAGCGACGCACGCCGAGAGGCCGAGGCCGCAGCTCGTGGTGTTCTTCACGAACGGGTCATTCGACGGCATCATCATCGGCTTCGTGAAACGGGCGCCGGCTGTGGAAAGGTAG